Proteins found in one Streptococcus mitis genomic segment:
- the smc gene encoding chromosome segregation protein SMC encodes MYLKEIEIQGFKSFADKTKVVFDQGVTAVVGPNGSGKSNITESLRWALGESSVKSLRGGKMPDVIFAGTESRKPLNYASVVVTLDNHDGFIKDAGQEIRVERHIYRSGDSEYKIGGKKVRLRDIHDLFLDTGLGRDSFSIISQGKVEEIFNSKPEERRAIFEEAAGVLKYKTRRKETESKLQQTQDNLDRLEDIIYELDNQIKPLEKQAENAHKFLDLEGQRKAIYLDVLVAQIKENKAELESTEEELVQVQELLTSYYQKREKLEEENQNLKKQRQDLQAEMAKDQGSLMDLTSLISDLERKLALSKLESEQVALNQQEAQARLAALEDKRNALSQEKTEKESSLALLEENLVQNNQKLNRLEAELLAFSDDPDQMIELLRERFVALLQEEADVSNQLTRIENELENSRQLSQKQADQLEKLKKQLTTAKEKASQQKEELETAKEQVQKLLADYQAIAKEKEEQKTSYQAQQSQLFDRLDSLKNKQARAQSLENILRNHSNFYAGVKSVLQEKAHLGGIIGAVSEHLTFDVHYQIALEIALGASSQHIIVEDEESATKAIDFLKRNRAGRATFLPLTTIKARTISSQNQDVIAASPGFLGMADELVTFDNRLEAIFKNLLATTAIFDTVEHARVAARQVRYQVRMVTLDGTELRTGGSYAGGANRQNNSIFIKPELEQLQKEIAEEEASLRSEEASLKTLQDQMARLTESLEAIKSQGEQARIQEQGLSLAYQQTSQQVEELETLWKLQEEELNRLTEGDWQADKEKCQERLATIASDKQNLEAEIEEIKSNKNAIQERYQNLHEELAQARLLKTELQGQKRYEVADIERLGKELDNLDIEQEEIQRLLQEKVDNLEKVDTELLSQQAEEAKMQKINLQQGLIRKQFELDDIEGQLDDIASHLDQARQQNEEWIRKQTRAEAKKEKVSERLRHLQSQLTDQYQISYTEALEKAHELENLNLAEQEVQDLEKAIRSLGPVNIEAIDQYEEVHSRLDFLNSQRDDILSAKNLLLETITEMNDEVKERFKTTFEAIRESFKVTFKQMFGGGQADLLLTEGDLLTAGVEISVQPPGKKIQSLNLMSGGEKALSALALLFSIIRVKTIPFVILDEVEAALDEANVKRFGDYLNRFDKDSQFIVVTHRKGTMAAADSIYGVTMQESGVSKIVSVKLKDLESIEG; translated from the coding sequence AATACAAAATTGGCGGCAAGAAAGTTCGTCTTCGTGATATTCATGATCTTTTCTTGGATACAGGTTTGGGACGAGATTCCTTCTCTATCATTTCCCAAGGGAAGGTTGAGGAGATTTTCAACTCCAAGCCTGAAGAACGCAGAGCTATTTTTGAAGAAGCTGCTGGAGTTTTGAAATACAAGACTCGTAGAAAAGAGACTGAGAGCAAATTGCAACAAACTCAGGATAATTTAGACCGCTTAGAGGACATTATCTACGAGTTGGATAATCAAATCAAGCCTCTTGAGAAGCAAGCTGAGAATGCCCATAAGTTTTTAGACTTGGAGGGTCAACGCAAGGCTATTTATTTAGATGTTTTGGTTGCTCAAATTAAGGAAAATAAGGCTGAACTAGAGTCGACAGAAGAAGAGTTGGTACAGGTTCAGGAACTCTTGACAAGCTATTACCAAAAGCGTGAAAAATTAGAAGAGGAAAATCAGAATCTCAAGAAGCAACGCCAAGATTTACAGGCTGAAATGGCCAAAGATCAAGGTAGTTTGATGGATTTGACCAGTCTAATTAGTGATTTAGAGAGAAAATTAGCCCTATCGAAATTAGAATCTGAGCAAGTAGCCCTGAATCAACAGGAAGCACAAGCCCGTTTGGCTGCTTTGGAGGATAAGAGAAATGCTCTAAGTCAGGAAAAGACTGAAAAAGAAAGCTCTTTGGCACTTTTAGAAGAAAATCTAGTCCAAAATAATCAAAAACTCAATCGTTTAGAAGCTGAATTGCTGGCTTTTTCAGATGATCCTGATCAGATGATTGAGCTTCTACGTGAACGCTTTGTAGCCCTTTTACAAGAAGAAGCAGATGTGTCAAACCAACTAACCCGTATCGAGAATGAGTTGGAAAATAGTCGTCAGCTTTCTCAAAAACAAGCAGATCAATTAGAAAAGCTGAAAAAACAGCTGACTACAGCTAAAGAGAAGGCTAGTCAGCAAAAAGAAGAGCTTGAAACTGCCAAGGAGCAGGTTCAGAAATTATTGGCTGACTACCAAGCTATTGCCAAGGAGAAAGAGGAGCAGAAAACCTCCTATCAAGCTCAACAAAGTCAACTCTTTGACCGTCTGGACAGTCTTAAAAACAAGCAGGCTAGAGCTCAAAGTTTGGAAAATATCCTGAGAAATCATAGTAACTTTTATGCAGGTGTTAAGAGTGTTCTCCAAGAAAAAGCCCACCTTGGTGGAATTATTGGTGCTGTTAGTGAGCACCTGACCTTTGATGTGCATTATCAAATTGCCCTAGAGATTGCCTTAGGGGCAAGTAGCCAGCATATCATCGTAGAAGATGAAGAGTCGGCAACCAAAGCTATTGATTTCCTTAAACGAAACAGAGCCGGTCGTGCAACCTTCCTTCCTTTGACAACAATCAAGGCGCGTACGATTTCTAGTCAGAACCAAGATGTGATCGCTGCAAGCCCAGGTTTCCTTGGGATGGCAGATGAGCTGGTTACTTTCGATAATAGGTTGGAAGCTATTTTCAAGAATTTGCTAGCTACAACAGCTATTTTTGATACCGTAGAACATGCGCGTGTAGCTGCTCGACAAGTTCGTTATCAGGTTCGCATGGTAACATTGGATGGGACAGAGTTGCGTACAGGTGGTTCCTACGCGGGTGGTGCCAATCGCCAGAATAACAGCATTTTCATCAAGCCAGAACTGGAGCAATTACAAAAAGAAATTGCTGAAGAAGAAGCAAGTCTTCGTTCAGAAGAAGCATCTTTGAAGACCTTGCAAGACCAGATGGCTAGATTGACAGAAAGTTTAGAAGCTATCAAATCTCAAGGAGAGCAGGCACGTATTCAGGAGCAAGGCTTGTCCCTCGCTTATCAGCAGACCAGTCAACAAGTTGAAGAACTAGAAACTCTTTGGAAACTCCAAGAAGAGGAATTAAATCGTCTTACTGAGGGAGATTGGCAAGCTGATAAGGAAAAATGCCAAGAGCGCCTTGCTACAATCGCCAGTGACAAGCAAAATCTGGAAGCTGAGATTGAAGAGATTAAGTCTAACAAAAATGCCATCCAAGAACGTTATCAGAACTTGCATGAAGAGCTAGCGCAAGCTCGCCTTCTTAAGACAGAACTACAAGGGCAAAAACGTTATGAAGTAGCTGATATTGAGCGTTTAGGCAAAGAATTGGACAATTTAGATATCGAACAAGAGGAAATCCAGCGCCTTCTTCAAGAAAAGGTTGATAATTTGGAGAAGGTTGATACAGAATTGCTCAGTCAACAGGCGGAAGAAGCCAAAATGCAGAAAATAAATCTCCAACAAGGTTTGATTCGCAAGCAGTTTGAGTTGGATGATATTGAAGGTCAACTGGATGATATTGCTAGTCATTTGGATCAGGCTCGCCAGCAGAATGAGGAATGGATTCGCAAGCAAACACGTGCTGAAGCTAAGAAAGAAAAGGTCAGCGAGCGCTTACGCCATTTACAAAGCCAATTAACAGACCAGTATCAGATTAGCTATACTGAAGCACTAGAAAAGGCACATGAACTGGAAAACCTCAATCTGGCAGAGCAAGAGGTGCAGGATTTAGAGAAAGCTATTCGCTCACTGGGGCCTGTCAATATAGAAGCTATTGACCAGTACGAAGAAGTTCACAGCCGTCTGGATTTCCTCAATAGCCAGCGAGATGACATTTTGTCAGCGAAAAACCTGCTCCTTGAGACCATTACAGAGATGAATGATGAGGTCAAGGAACGCTTTAAAACCACCTTTGAAGCTATTCGTGAGTCCTTCAAAGTGACCTTCAAGCAGATGTTTGGCGGAGGTCAGGCGGACTTACTTTTGACTGAAGGAGACCTGCTGACAGCTGGGGTTGAGATTTCTGTTCAACCTCCAGGTAAGAAAATCCAGTCGCTTAACCTCATGAGTGGTGGTGAAAAAGCCTTATCAGCTCTTGCTTTGCTCTTCTCTATCATTCGAGTTAAGACTATCCCGTTTGTTATCTTGGATGAGGTAGAGGCTGCACTGGATGAAGCTAATGTTAAGCGTTTTGGGGATTACCTCAACCGCTTTGACAAGGACAGCCAGTTCATCGTCGTAACCCACCGTAAGGGAACCATGGCAGCGGCTGATTCTATCTATGGAGTGACCATGCAAGAATCAGGTGTCTCAAAAATTGTTTCGGTGAAGTTAAAAGATTTAGAAAGTATTGAAGGATGA